AAGCTGGCGGCGGAAATTCGCGCCGAGGGGGGGGATGCCATTGCGCTCCACCTTGACCTGGGCGATCCTGCCAGCATCGAAAAGCTGATCGACGACACGCTGGCGCATTATGGCAAGCTGGAAGTCGTCTTCAACAATGGCGCAGCCACCAACCCCGATTTCCTGAACCGTGACGGCACGGCTGGCGACATGGAAATCGACGTGTGGGACGAGACATTCAAGGTGAATGCCCGCGGCACCATGTTGATGATTAAGCACGCGCTGCCTGCATTGATCGCATCGGGCAGTGGCGCGATCATCAACACCAGTTCAGGTGCTGCGCTGCTCGGCGATCTTGCCCGCACGGCCTATGCTGCGTCGAAATCGGCGGTCAATGCGCTGACGCTCTATGTCGCTGCGCAATATGGCAAGCAGGGCGTCACCTGCAACGTCATCTCGCCGGGCATGGTGCCTACGGCCACATCGCGGGCCAATCAGCCGGAACTGATCCGAATGGTCGAACGTCACCACCTGACGCCGGAACTGGGCTATCCCGAAGACATTGCCGCGATGGTGGCACTGCTTGCATCCGAAGACGGGCGCTTCGTCAGCGGGCAAATCCTGCGTGTGGACGGCGGCGTGAGCAAGGCATTCGCTCATGTGGCCGACAATCGCGACCAGTTCGAAACGCACGTTGCTAATATCAATGGTGCGGCATGACCGGGGCCGCAATCGATCGGGTCGCGGCGGTGGCAGAAAGCTGGGAAGCTGCCTGCCGCTCACGCGATAACCAGCGGATCGTCGCTCATCTGAGCGACGATGCCGTGGTCTGGTACAACTTCCAGCCCGGCACCGAACATTCAAAGGCGGCCTATCTCGGTATCCTGGAATCGAGCGCCAGGACTTTTTCGAATCAGCGTTACGATGACATGCGGGTGCACCTGCATCCGGGCGGCTTTGTCGAACAGGCCACTTTGGCGGGCGATACGGCAAAGGGCGTGATCGAAGTGCCATTCCTGCTGATCGCCACCGTCGAAGGCGACAAGATCACCCGGATCGCCGAATATTTCGACACCACCATCATGCACAAGGCCGGGCTGGCGACCAGCTAGGCCCGGCTTACAGGATCGAGTTGGTCTGGCCGCCATCGCACAGGATGGTTTCACCTGTTGTGAACCCGGCCTGTTGCGAACACAGGAACAGGCATAATGCGGCCATTTCCTGCGGTTTTCCGGCACGGCCCGTGGGAATATGCTGCACCATGTTGCCCCGGAAGTCGTCAAAGCTCATTCCGGCGGCTGCTGCCTGCTCGTGCGTCCATGCCCGATTGGCTTCTGTGTCGATGTAGCCTGTGCCGATGGTGTTGATGGTGATGCCCTGCGCTGCCACTTCACCCGCAACCGTCTTGGCCAGCGCACTTGCCGCCACGCGGGTGCTGTTGGCAAGTACATAGCCAAAGTTCAGGCCGCTGCGCACCAGTTGCTTGGCAGTGCCCGATCCGATGGTCACGATACGGCCCCAGCGTTGCTGCTGCATGTGCGGCAGCACCACCCGCAGCATGCGCGCATAGCACAAGACGACGCTGTGATAGGCCTGCGCCAGCATGTCCTCGTCCACATCGGCAAAGGTGCCGGGCGGTGGCGGATCGAGATTGTAGATCGCAATGTCAGGCGCAGCGAGATTTGCCACCGCGAAATCATGAATGCGCTGATAGCTGGCAAGATCGAGCAGGTCCGCGCTGATGCCAACCGCTTTCACGCCCTTGGCCTGCACCGCGGCGACCGTTTCATCGATGGCCTGCTGCCCACGCGCGACAACGATGACATTGGCCCCGGCATCGGCAAGATCGAGTGCAATCTGCCGCCCGATCCCTTTGCTGCCACCCAGCACAAGCGCCGTGCGCCCTGCAATGCCCAGATCCATTACCCGTTCTCCCTATCCGTTGTTGGGACAAGGAAAGGACGGGCGCGCAGCGATGCAATCTGCCGCCCGGTAGGTCTTTGTCCATACCGGGCGGCGATAGCGGGTTCAGCCCCAGCGCAAGGGCAGTTCGGTCACCTGAATGACGTTGCCGGGGAACCATGGCACGCGGAAGCCTTCCTGCACCCGAAACTGCGGAATGACCTTCACGAACTCCTCGATCGCGGTCTGAAGTTCGCGGC
This genomic interval from Novosphingobium sp. CECT 9465 contains the following:
- a CDS encoding SDR family NAD(P)-dependent oxidoreductase, whose product is MGRLTGRTCIVTGGAGGLGSATVRRLCAEGGQVVIADVMLEPAEKLAAEIRAEGGDAIALHLDLGDPASIEKLIDDTLAHYGKLEVVFNNGAATNPDFLNRDGTAGDMEIDVWDETFKVNARGTMLMIKHALPALIASGSGAIINTSSGAALLGDLARTAYAASKSAVNALTLYVAAQYGKQGVTCNVISPGMVPTATSRANQPELIRMVERHHLTPELGYPEDIAAMVALLASEDGRFVSGQILRVDGGVSKAFAHVADNRDQFETHVANINGAA
- a CDS encoding nuclear transport factor 2 family protein gives rise to the protein MTGAAIDRVAAVAESWEAACRSRDNQRIVAHLSDDAVVWYNFQPGTEHSKAAYLGILESSARTFSNQRYDDMRVHLHPGGFVEQATLAGDTAKGVIEVPFLLIATVEGDKITRIAEYFDTTIMHKAGLATS
- a CDS encoding SDR family oxidoreductase gives rise to the protein MDLGIAGRTALVLGGSKGIGRQIALDLADAGANVIVVARGQQAIDETVAAVQAKGVKAVGISADLLDLASYQRIHDFAVANLAAPDIAIYNLDPPPPGTFADVDEDMLAQAYHSVVLCYARMLRVVLPHMQQQRWGRIVTIGSGTAKQLVRSGLNFGYVLANSTRVAASALAKTVAGEVAAQGITINTIGTGYIDTEANRAWTHEQAAAAGMSFDDFRGNMVQHIPTGRAGKPQEMAALCLFLCSQQAGFTTGETILCDGGQTNSIL